The Panicum virgatum strain AP13 chromosome 3N, P.virgatum_v5, whole genome shotgun sequence genome includes the window gccgccaccgtcgacgGCCACGCCACCGCAGGGGCGCCCCTCAAGAGGCAGCGGATACCGATCGCCTGCGCCCAGGACTACGAGGAGATCTGCTGCCTCGGCGTCGTCTCCAAGGCGCGCCACCGTAGCACGGGCGAGACCGTGGCCATCAAGCGCCACCGGTCGAGCCACGGCTGCAACGGGGAGCTCCTGCGGGAGGCGCGCTTCCTGGACGCCTGCAATGGCCTCCCTTTCCTCGTCGGGTACCAGGGGCTCGCGCGCGACCGCGCCACCGCGGAGCTCTGCCTCCTCACGGAGTTCGTCGGCGGCCCGAGCCTCCGCAACTAcctgcgcggccgccgccgcggccagggaccctcgccgccgccgctgaaggAGGCCACGGTGCGCGCCGCGATGTGGCAGCTGctgacggcggcgcagcggatgCACGAGCGCCGCGTGGTCCACCGGGACATCAAGCCCGCCAACATCCTCGTCGGGGAGGACCACCGGACCGTCAAGATCTGCGACCTCGGCCTCGCCATGCACGcgtccgagccgccgccgcacgcgcagGCCGGCACGCTGGCGTACATGGCCCCCGAGGTGCTGCTGGGGAGGACCGACTACGACGCGCGCGTCGACACCTGGTCGCTGGGCTGCGTCATGGCGGAGCTCCTCGGCGGGAGGCCGCTGTTCGAGGGCACCGACGAGGTGGAGCAGCTCTGGGCGATCTACGAGGTGCTCGACACGACGGACGGCCACCAGCAGCACGACGGCCTGCGCGAGCTGTTCCCCGAGGAGACGCTGTCCGAGGATGGGTTCGTGGTCCTGAGCGGCCTTCTCGCGTTCAACTCGTCGAACCGGCTCACGGCGGACGCCGCGCTCCGGCTGCCGTGGTTCGACAACGTCGGCGCAC containing:
- the LOC120667885 gene encoding putative cyclin-dependent kinase F-2, with the translated sequence MQQATCPIRLLSLLPLARMQQAAATVDGHATAGAPLKRQRIPIACAQDYEEICCLGVVSKARHRSTGETVAIKRHRSSHGCNGELLREARFLDACNGLPFLVGYQGLARDRATAELCLLTEFVGGPSLRNYLRGRRRGQGPSPPPLKEATVRAAMWQLLTAAQRMHERRVVHRDIKPANILVGEDHRTVKICDLGLAMHASEPPPHAQAGTLAYMAPEVLLGRTDYDARVDTWSLGCVMAELLGGRPLFEGTDEVEQLWAIYEVLDTTDGHQQHDGLRELFPEETLSEDGFVVLSGLLAFNSSNRLTADAALRLPWFDNVGALALPKEEEAVSAPPSVLR